A genomic window from Punica granatum isolate Tunisia-2019 chromosome 2, ASM765513v2, whole genome shotgun sequence includes:
- the LOC116196155 gene encoding la-related protein 6B, which produces MAQEPLSETLDSSDRSRGPSPDSSSSSDPSLSRNSSFSRLNAKAPEFVPSPRPQPPPPSPPPQQARPDLAQAPRMGAVPPPPPPGMVHVYVPVQHPVVNQHQFHPHHSPVQYHNPHHHQHHQNHSNQQQHHHHHHQRQHHQNQAQAEHDHGAPSKNGLSDEAIQKILNQVEYYFSDLNLATTDHLMRFINKDPEGYVPISIVASFKKIKALISSNSQLASVLRNSSKLVVSEDGKKVRRLHLLSESDMEELQSRVVVAENLPEDHCHQNLMKIFSAVGSVKAIRTCQPQASNAGASASRSGKGDGMLYSNKLHAFVEYDSVELAEKAVEDLNDEDNWRSGLRVRLMLRRGSKPAQARGRKGHEGEEHAEEDDGPASEQQPSEKQLDDSIEQPDGHLPGQTGEENANEKEGGQRKGRGRGRGRGRGRGQYHYHNNRGGNSNYNNSASNLGTSEATTLAKQQPPGPRMPDGTRGFVMGRGKPVAVNTV; this is translated from the exons CGTCCCCTCCCCTCGGCCGCAGCCGCCGCCGCCATCGCCGCCGCCGCAGCAGGCCCGGCCTGATCTGGCCCAGGCGCCGCGGATGGGCGCCGTCCCCCCTCCGCCTCCTCCCGGGATGGTCCATGTCTATGTCCCCGTTCAGCACCCCGTGGTGAATCAGCACCAGTTCCATCCCCACCACTCTCCTGTTCAGTACCACAACCCTCACCACCACCAGCACCACCAGAATCATAGTAATCAGCAGCAGCACCATCACCACCACCATCAGAGACAGCACCATCAAAATCAAGCTCAGGCCGAGCACGATCATGGTGCCCCGTCTAAGAACGGACTGTCTGATGAAGCTATTCAGAAGATTCTGAATCAG GTGGAATATTATTTCAGTGATTTAAACTTGGCTACCACTGATCACCTAATGAGGTTCATCAATAAAGATCCTGAAGGCTACG TGCCAATTTCTATTGTTGCCTCTTTCAAGAAGATCAAGGCTCTTATAAGTAGCAATTCCCAGCTGGCTTCTGTCCTCCGTAACTCATCAAAGCTT GTAGTTAGTGAAGATGGAAAAAAGGTTCGGCGGTTGCATCTCTTGAGTGAATCTGATATGGAAGAGCTACAA TCACGTGTTGTCGTAGCTGAGAATTTACCTGAAGATCACTGCCACCAAAACCTGATGAAAATTTTCTCTGCTGTTGGGAG TGTGAAAGCTATCCGGACCTGTCAGCCCCAGGCATCGAATGCTGGAGCTTCAGCGTCCAGGTCTGGTAAGGGCGATGGAATGCTTTACAGTAACAAG TTGCATGCTTTTGTGGAATATGATTCTGTCGAACTGGCTGAGAAAGCA GTTGAGGACCTAAATGACGAGGATAATTGGAGAAGTGGCCTCAGGGTACGATTAATGCTTAGGCGTGGG TCAAAACCTGCTCAAGCACGAGGTAGGAAGGGCCACGAAGGAGAAGAACATGCTGAGGAAGATGATGGTCCTGCATCTGAGCAACAGCCGAGTGAGAAACAATTGGATGATTCCATCGAGCAACCTGATGGTCACTTGCCTGGGCAAACA GGAGAGGAGAATGCCAATGAGAAGGAAGGTGGGCAGAGAAAAGGACGGGGAAGGGGTCGAGGGAGAGGCCGTGGCCGAGGTCAATACCATTATCACAACAATCGTGGAGGAAAttctaattataataattcagCAAGTAATCTGGGCACAAGTGAGGCGACTACTTTAGCAAAGCAGCAGCCACCAGGACCGAGAATGCCCGATGGTACAAGAGGTTTTGTGATGGGCCGGGGGAAGCCAGTTGCTGTTAATACCGTGTGA